A genomic region of Methylobacterium durans contains the following coding sequences:
- a CDS encoding AraC family transcriptional regulator, giving the protein MATPEDWLSRLLALVPVRGRLDIYCTYGAPWRIDQARAEIGEMAYHAVVAGTATLEDPSRGPPLRLSAGDILLLPRGDAHVLHDGSGAPAAPAHTRAGSNLLISENAGAGERLDMLCGHFMLAPPQDRLLRDYLPLRVVVRTADPGASATLSGTRDVLNGLVSLMRREAVSDSLGGRAMLDALSTALFTLTLRLASEARETPVGLLALAGHARLAPALSALFNEPGRSWTLPKLARLCNMSRATVARQFQERLGQSASELLMDIRMTLAANELRKPSASTGAVAETVGYQSEAAFQRAFKQRMGVTPAQWRRGAPSAALPVPPPS; this is encoded by the coding sequence ATGGCAACACCCGAGGACTGGCTGAGCCGCCTGCTCGCGCTTGTCCCCGTCCGTGGGCGCCTCGACATCTACTGTACCTATGGTGCCCCCTGGCGCATCGACCAAGCCCGTGCGGAGATCGGTGAGATGGCCTATCACGCCGTTGTCGCCGGAACGGCCACGCTTGAGGATCCGTCGCGCGGCCCGCCGTTGCGCCTCTCGGCCGGGGACATCCTGCTGCTCCCGCGGGGGGACGCACACGTCCTCCACGATGGCAGCGGAGCTCCTGCTGCGCCGGCGCACACGCGGGCGGGCTCCAACCTGCTGATCAGCGAGAATGCAGGCGCGGGCGAGCGGCTCGACATGCTCTGCGGGCACTTCATGCTCGCGCCCCCCCAGGACCGCCTGCTGCGGGACTACCTGCCGCTGCGGGTCGTGGTGCGAACGGCCGACCCGGGCGCATCCGCGACGTTGTCCGGAACCCGGGACGTGCTGAACGGCCTCGTTTCGCTCATGCGCCGTGAGGCAGTGTCCGACAGCCTGGGTGGCCGGGCCATGCTGGACGCGCTGTCCACGGCGCTGTTCACGCTGACGCTGCGACTGGCCAGCGAGGCCCGGGAGACGCCGGTCGGCTTGCTGGCCCTGGCGGGCCATGCCCGCTTGGCTCCGGCCCTGTCGGCCCTGTTCAACGAGCCGGGCCGCTCGTGGACGCTGCCCAAGCTGGCGCGCCTCTGCAACATGTCGAGGGCGACCGTGGCGCGGCAGTTCCAGGAGAGACTGGGCCAGTCCGCCAGCGAGCTGTTGATGGACATCCGCATGACCTTGGCGGCGAACGAGTTGCGGAAGCCGTCCGCGAGCACGGGTGCGGTTGCGGAGACGGTCGGGTACCAGTCCGAAGCCGCCTTCCAGCGCGCCTTCAAGCAGCGCATGGGCGTCACGCCGGCGCAGTGGCGCCGGG